The genomic segment TGAGGGCGGGTGATCGTTCCAATTTTTTCGCTGATCCAGTGGCTATCGGTAATGACATCAACCTCAACCTCCAGCGCATGGAGCAAGTAGCCAAGGACATTGACGCTTGCCTCATCGTCATCAATGATCAGAGCGCGGATCCCTTTAAAGTCAGTCATGGATGGATTCCCCCCAAGAGTTTGTTTTTGGCAGTCGCCTCATCAGCGGATTCATCTGCGAACTATCCGACGAAGGTCAAAATTTTCCATAGATAGCCTTTCCTAAGGCACATACCAAACGCTTTCCCCCCCTAGCAGACGCTGCAGCAAATCGCCAAAGACTTTCTGGCGGATCGGTTTGCCAATCAAGCCATCAAAGCCAGCCTCTTGTAGTTTTACCACATCATAGGACATCACATTTGCGGTCATAGCGATAATGGTCGCCTCTTGATAGCTTGGCTCTTTACGAAGGAGAGCAAGCACATCATACCCAGTGGGGGGGCCCATCTGAATATCAAGAAAAAAAACATTAGGGTGATAGGGCAGTTCACGTAACTGCTCGATCAGATTAACGGCGGTGCTAAAAATAGTGAACTTTTTGTAGCCTAGCCGGTTATGCAGCAGCATATGCATGACTTCTCGGCTTAGGGTGTCATCCTCCACATAGACAAAGCAAGGGTCTTCTATCACATTCATCATTCGCTGCCTCGTGTACTCGTGTAGATGTGTAATGGGTTACACCTCAATCGATTTCATGGATTTGCTATAGCTTTCTGCCTGACTAAGGGTAAGGATCGGCAAGCGCACATAAAAGGTTGTCCCCGCCCCCTCCACGCTTTCAAACCAAATGCGCCCTCCATGCATTTCTACAAAGTATTTGGAGATGGGCATCCCCAACCCCGTTCCTACTGTGCCTGTCAGATCGTGCTTGGCTTGCTTGAAGGATTCAAAGACTTTGTTCCAATCTTGTGGGGCAATGCCAATCCCCGTATCACGCACGCTCACCTCAATTTCTTGGGTAGCCTCATCAAAACTGGCGCGTAGGGTGATTGTCCCTGTTTTGGTGAATTTGATGGCATTAGAGAGCATGTTCAAAAACACTTGGCGCAAGCGACGAATCTCGCCAAAGCTGGAAGGTAAGCGCTCAAGCTGCACCTCAAAGACGATGGGTTTGTCTTTGATCAGCCCTTTTCCCATCGAAACCACCGCCGCCAACACCGCATTAAGATCAACCCGTTCGATAAATAAATCCATCATGCCCGCTTCGATCTTCGTCAGATCGAGGACATCGTTGATCAGGGTGAGCAAATGCTCTCCGCTGGCAAGGATATGGCGGAGGGCAGATTCTTGCTGTTCATCAATATCCCCAATTAAGCCATCCGCCATAAATTCGGTGAAATTCAAAATGACGTTCAATGGGGTGCGCAGTTCATGAGACATGTTTGCCAAGAAAAGGGTTTTTGTTTTGTTTGCCTCTTCCGCTTCTTGGCGTGCTTGGTGGGCATCTTCATAGAGTTGGGCGTTGCGAACAGCGACGCCTATCTGGGTGGCAATGGTCTGGAGGAGCGCCACGTCCTCTGGATCAAAGGCATTCGGACGATCACTTTGAATATCCATCACCCCGATGATCTTCTGACCGATGCGCAGGGGTAAGGCAATTTCCGAGTTTGTGTCGGGGATAGCGGCAAGCGCCCAATATTCTGGATCGCTGTTTACATCTTGGGCAAGGTAGGGCAGCCCTGTGCGGTAGACGCGAATAATAATGCTTTTAGGGGCATCGAGGGGGATTTGATAATCTGGAAGCAGTTGGGCTTTTTGGTGGCGTCCCACCGTTGCATACGCCGTCATCACCTGAGATTCTTCGGAGGGTAGCCAAATGCTGACATAATAATAATCGAATTGAACCTGAATCGAACTGACGACCTCAGTGAGCAACTCGTCTAGGGTCAAGATTGAGGTGATTTGCTGCCCCACCTGATTGCTGATTTCCAGCCGCGCCCGTTGTTTTTTCAATTCCTCTAACTGGCGCTGTGTTTCCGCCAAGAGCCAATGATTATCAAGGGCTGTCGTTGTTTTATCTGCCAAGACGGTGAAGAAAGAGAGTTCTTCCCGCGTAAAGGGGCGTTCCGCCAGACGCGCCACATAAATCATCCCAAGCAGGCGATCATCTTGACCGATAGGAATGTACAAGGCGTTGTGAATCGGGTAATTGATCTTGAGAGGCGGAGCAAGCGCTTTGGAATGGAGGTGGCTTGACCAGATGACGACACGTCCAGCGCGAAGATCAGCTAAGGGATCATTGTTTTGGGTTGGTAAGACGATAGGGGCAGCCCGATTGAGGCGAACCCCACGAGAGACCTTTGGTTCTAGGGCATCCTGATCAGGGGAATACAGAAATAAGATAGCCAAATCGGTGCTAAGCAGGCGGGTAGCTTTATCAACAACCGCCTCACCGATTGGCTCTATGCCCAATAACCGTGTGGGCATGGAGGCGATTTCGTACAAAATGGAGAATTCGGTAATACGATCCTGATCGCTCATGAGTTCGATCCTCATAACGGCGTAATACGCCCGATATTCAGGCACTCGGGACGTTAACCATCGATGAATGACTCACTGACCTTACGCACGGACCCTCACCCCTAGCCCCCTCTCCCGCTACGCGGGAGAGGGAAGATGCACTTTTTTGAGGGGGCTTCCCCCTCAAGCTGCCCCTTTCGATGAATACGGGGTGAACAAACCCAACGGCGTAAGGTGAGTAAAGTGAATTACTCAGCCGCCAGCGCACAGATAACAATCGTTTTGTTATGGTAAGCGGCTAAGTTAACGCCTACCGGATTGGCAATTTCACCATAGGTATACATGCCCAGTAATGGGGTTTTTGTGCCGACAACCTGCCGAATCAGGGCGATCTCAGCGTCCACTTTATCGCCGAGGATGGGCAAACGGGAGACGCAATCGAAGATAAGGATCGCCCCCGCCGGGTTCCCGTTCAGGGCAAGCATGGCTTCTTCAGCCGCCTGTTTTGCGCCAACCATCAAGGAGTCGGGATCGCCCTGCATAAAGCGCACTACTGCATTTTCAGGGATGTGTCCCACACATTCAATCGCCCCATCAGGGCGCACCTGAACCACCTCACGAATCAGGTATTCGCCGCTCATTTGCGGCAGCCCAATGGGATGTGTGCGGGTAAAAGCATAGAATGTGGCGGGGCTGAGATCCGGCGCATCGGAGGCAAAGAGTTCTTGAAAGACTTCAAAGGCGGGACGACCATTGAGTTTCACAATGAACTGCCCCTCCGATTGGGTGACAACCAAGGCGCCACCCACCGGATTCCAGCCATGCCGCACGCCAATCCCAATCGGGCTTTTGGAACACAGCAAGGCGGCAACAATCGCCTGTGAGTAGGTCTGGTTATTAAAAAATTGGCGTGCCGGGGCGTGGTCGTTCGCACCGCCGCCGATGAGTGGGCAAATTGGACCGAGGGTGTCGGTCATGCCGGCGACAATATCCAGCAGTTTTCTATCCGCGCTGTCGGAAAGCACCATCAGCGCTTTGTGGTCTGCTGCATGGGCAGCCATCAGGTCGTTTTCCAGCGACTCGGCAACCTGTTCAGCGACGAGACGAATCGTTTGTTCCGCCATCTCTCCGACGGCAGTCGTAATCCTGATCTTGTCGCTTCGGATCGCCATAAGCGCTACGCTTTTCATTTGGGAGCCTTTGGCGGTGAGGTTTCCCCCCCCGCAGCAGCCAATTAGGGGGATACCCTTACTGATTGAGCGCACCCCACGTAATACCGCCGCTTGATCGTAGTTCTCGCTGGTAAACAGAAGAATAAAATCAGCCCGCTGATCATCCAATTTGGTGAGGGCTTGCTTCATCGCTGACCGACCAGCCAGATAAGGGTTTTGACGCCGACTTAGCCCTATGACAGCAGTGGTGGACATCTTCTACCTTCCTATTAATAATCTTTTTGGCTACTCTCTCTAATTGGGCAGTATAGCATTGAATGCCGTCTAAAAATGTAAAAATGGCAGTTGATTACAGGATTGTGATGAATACCAAGCGTGGCTCTACAGAGTGGGGAAGGGGCGAGAAAGGACATCGAGACAGCACGTCACTGTGAGGCAGAGGGTAAGGTGCAGACCCCCAATCTGTGGGCGTTTTTGGGGATTGATCTCCCATCGGGGGTGAAACACAGGTACAATGAACTACGTACAGCATCCTGTGACCCAAAGGCAATTTTTTTCACCGTCAGGATCGTTCATGCGTACTGTTGGACGTGGGCAAGCAATTTGGTTGGCGCTGATTGGCGTCTTGGTGTTGGTCGTCTCGTTGGCAAGCGTCGCCGGCGTTGCCAGTGTGCCACCGACAGTGGCACTTATGCTCGTCTTGGCATACCTTGCCGGAACATTCGTCACGCTGCGCGGGATTGATCTTAGCGCTGTAGGGCAGCAGGTTGGGCAGCGCGTGCGCGATCAGGCGCAAACCGCCCGCATGACGGGCGCGGCGCGGCGTGCCTCTCAAAAGGCGCGGGCGCGTTCGCCTTATACCAGCGACACGGCGCACGTTCTTGCCGATATTGGCTTGCTGGTGAACACCCGCCGCAAGGATAGCACATGGAATCGGCGCGTGGGGGAATCGGCGTCCTATGATGATGGGGCAATTCAGCCCTATATCAAACTGCGCATTGAGCCAGAGATCGCCGGACAAACGGCGCTGATTGAATTTGAGTTTTATGATCGCTCTGGCAACCTTCAATTTTCCCACCGGATGCAAGAATACCTCCGTGATGGGGAAAACCTGATCTTGTGTGAGCGCCAACTGCCCTTGCGCGATAACAGCGAACGCGGGCGGGCGGGACTTTGGGATTTACGTGTGCGGGTGAACAGCGAACTGGTTGGGATTCACGAATTCAGCATGTCCACCTCGGCGGCGGAACGGGGCGAAGCGCTTCCCTCGCGGGAGGAGTCGCGCAGCGCCCCCCATGAAGATCGTGGGCGGCACGTGTTGGCGGTAGATGAGGATGATCCCGTCAGCCTTGAGGATTTGCTCCGCGAACAGGCACGCCGCAGCCAAGCAAGCGAGAATTAATGCCATGTCACAAGTGACCATTCAGCGCTTGGTGCGCGGTGGACTCATGGGGGCGGGCGTCTTGATGGTGGGGCTTGCCGTAATCGCTGTGATACAGGGTGAGATAGACCCCCCTGCGTTGATCTTCATCGGGATTTGGGTGGCATGGGTCGTCTATATGGTGCTGCGCTCTGATCTGCTGACGAAACGCCCGCCG from the Anaerolineales bacterium genome contains:
- a CDS encoding response regulator — translated: MMNVIEDPCFVYVEDDTLSREVMHMLLHNRLGYKKFTIFSTAVNLIEQLRELPYHPNVFFLDIQMGPPTGYDVLALLRKEPSYQEATIIAMTANVMSYDVVKLQEAGFDGLIGKPIRQKVFGDLLQRLLGGESVWYVP
- a CDS encoding GAF domain-containing protein — encoded protein: MSDQDRITEFSILYEIASMPTRLLGIEPIGEAVVDKATRLLSTDLAILFLYSPDQDALEPKVSRGVRLNRAAPIVLPTQNNDPLADLRAGRVVIWSSHLHSKALAPPLKINYPIHNALYIPIGQDDRLLGMIYVARLAERPFTREELSFFTVLADKTTTALDNHWLLAETQRQLEELKKQRARLEISNQVGQQITSILTLDELLTEVVSSIQVQFDYYYVSIWLPSEESQVMTAYATVGRHQKAQLLPDYQIPLDAPKSIIIRVYRTGLPYLAQDVNSDPEYWALAAIPDTNSEIALPLRIGQKIIGVMDIQSDRPNAFDPEDVALLQTIATQIGVAVRNAQLYEDAHQARQEAEEANKTKTLFLANMSHELRTPLNVILNFTEFMADGLIGDIDEQQESALRHILASGEHLLTLINDVLDLTKIEAGMMDLFIERVDLNAVLAAVVSMGKGLIKDKPIVFEVQLERLPSSFGEIRRLRQVFLNMLSNAIKFTKTGTITLRASFDEATQEIEVSVRDTGIGIAPQDWNKVFESFKQAKHDLTGTVGTGLGMPISKYFVEMHGGRIWFESVEGAGTTFYVRLPILTLSQAESYSKSMKSIEV
- a CDS encoding FIST C-terminal domain-containing protein; protein product: MSTTAVIGLSRRQNPYLAGRSAMKQALTKLDDQRADFILLFTSENYDQAAVLRGVRSISKGIPLIGCCGGGNLTAKGSQMKSVALMAIRSDKIRITTAVGEMAEQTIRLVAEQVAESLENDLMAAHAADHKALMVLSDSADRKLLDIVAGMTDTLGPICPLIGGGANDHAPARQFFNNQTYSQAIVAALLCSKSPIGIGVRHGWNPVGGALVVTQSEGQFIVKLNGRPAFEVFQELFASDAPDLSPATFYAFTRTHPIGLPQMSGEYLIREVVQVRPDGAIECVGHIPENAVVRFMQGDPDSLMVGAKQAAEEAMLALNGNPAGAILIFDCVSRLPILGDKVDAEIALIRQVVGTKTPLLGMYTYGEIANPVGVNLAAYHNKTIVICALAAE